The following proteins come from a genomic window of Proteinivorax hydrogeniformans:
- a CDS encoding MFS transporter, which yields MDSQRRYKTYKWSNWGLIALAFVVVFFHRYSTGVVAEEFARDLGLSPQRQGTQLGNLAAMYFWAYAIMQIPSGVMADYIGPKKTTAYGMLLAGVGSALLGYSVNIQMAYVGRLLVGIGVAGGFISLLKIQAVWFKAEEFPTISGWSSLIGNLGGVLATYPFALLVGYIGWQLSFKMMGLVSLILFLLIMLLVKDSPKDVGLAGPNDKDIMTKPNTTLFQSIKKVVLNKHTWPNFFVLFCLMGTITSFSGLWGIPYLTQVYNMTRDSASIYVLLLTIGIMLGSLMVGYLAKYVGSTRKIMLGGAIIFTLIWIYKIVLAGGKPNIAILPALYLLMGISAVTFILSFTNVKNVNEPSLSGIATSVANVGGFLGAALLNNTIGFILDIQGQSLNGVGTDSTHAFQMAFLVYLIMGIVAILAVLFQREKL from the coding sequence ATGGACAGTCAAAGGCGGTATAAAACATATAAATGGTCTAATTGGGGGTTAATAGCTCTTGCGTTTGTAGTTGTTTTTTTTCATAGATACTCAACTGGAGTAGTGGCTGAGGAGTTTGCCCGTGACCTAGGATTAAGTCCTCAGCGTCAGGGAACTCAGCTAGGAAATCTTGCAGCCATGTATTTTTGGGCATATGCGATAATGCAAATACCATCAGGCGTGATGGCAGACTACATAGGCCCGAAAAAAACGACAGCTTATGGGATGCTGCTTGCAGGAGTAGGATCGGCACTTTTGGGATATTCTGTAAATATCCAAATGGCTTATGTGGGTAGACTGCTAGTTGGGATTGGAGTTGCTGGGGGCTTCATTTCTCTTTTAAAAATTCAAGCTGTCTGGTTTAAAGCGGAGGAGTTTCCCACTATCTCCGGGTGGAGCTCATTAATAGGAAATTTAGGTGGGGTTCTTGCCACATATCCTTTTGCTCTACTGGTAGGGTATATCGGATGGCAACTATCTTTTAAAATGATGGGGCTAGTTTCTTTAATATTATTTTTGTTGATAATGCTACTTGTCAAAGACAGCCCAAAAGATGTTGGGCTGGCAGGGCCTAATGACAAGGATATTATGACAAAACCAAACACTACTCTGTTTCAAAGTATAAAAAAGGTAGTGCTAAATAAACACACCTGGCCCAATTTTTTTGTGCTATTTTGTTTAATGGGAACTATTACATCCTTCTCAGGCTTGTGGGGAATCCCATATTTAACCCAAGTTTATAATATGACAAGGGATTCAGCTTCTATCTATGTATTGCTGTTAACTATAGGCATAATGTTAGGATCACTTATGGTAGGGTATTTAGCTAAATATGTAGGCTCTACTAGAAAGATTATGCTAGGCGGAGCTATAATTTTTACTTTAATATGGATATATAAAATAGTTTTGGCAGGCGGAAAGCCCAATATCGCAATATTACCTGCTCTTTACCTGTTGATGGGTATTTCTGCAGTAACGTTTATACTATCATTTACAAATGTTAAAAATGTAAATGAGCCAAGTTTGTCAGGTATAGCTACATCTGTTGCAAACGTGGGTGGATTTTTAGGAGCAGCGCTTTTAAACAATACTATCGGCTTTATTTTAGACATACAAGGACAATCTTTAAACGGTGTAGGTACAGACTCAACGCACGCTTTTCAGATGGCGTTTTTAGTATATCTTATAATGGGTATTGTTGCTATATTAGCAGTGCTTTTTCAGCGAGAAAAACTTTAA
- a CDS encoding HD-GYP domain-containing protein, whose translation MKLVSAKDLMSGMKVAKDVENDAGGILIKEGTSLNKYMIDKIKALFIDYVYVHSDEKPAKTQEKKLREDIKKFSDQYNLAFEMTVKLLDTQKKGKILDMDLVRSISTIVMEQIYQTNNILGRLFSQDNDHMYLYKHSLNVAILSGIIGKWLGLTKNEVRRLVYSGLLHDIGKLQVPQSILNKPGKLTDEEFFEIQKHCLFGYQTLKSKHNISGDVFTAIAQHHEREDGSGYPKGLMGSQIHIFAKILAVADVYDAMTSNKVYRRKFSPFFVAEQIAQNSYGILDTKISRVFLDNIATFYVGNKVALSDGMVGEIIYIKPSEPTKPVVKVEDQYIDLTFENVTIEDILA comes from the coding sequence ATGAAATTAGTTTCAGCTAAAGATCTAATGTCGGGCATGAAAGTGGCAAAGGATGTCGAAAATGACGCCGGTGGTATTTTAATTAAAGAAGGCACTTCATTAAATAAATATATGATAGATAAAATAAAGGCTTTATTTATTGACTACGTTTATGTTCATTCTGATGAAAAACCAGCAAAGACCCAAGAAAAAAAACTGCGCGAGGACATAAAAAAATTCTCAGATCAGTATAACTTGGCATTTGAGATGACTGTAAAATTATTAGATACTCAAAAAAAGGGTAAAATATTAGATATGGACTTGGTTAGGAGTATTTCCACCATAGTGATGGAACAAATTTACCAAACAAACAACATCTTAGGTAGGTTATTCTCACAAGATAACGATCATATGTACCTTTACAAGCATTCTCTTAATGTTGCCATTTTAAGTGGTATTATTGGAAAATGGCTAGGCTTAACAAAAAATGAAGTGCGAAGATTGGTTTATTCTGGTCTTCTTCATGATATTGGTAAGCTACAGGTCCCTCAGTCGATACTAAATAAGCCGGGTAAACTTACGGACGAAGAGTTTTTTGAGATACAAAAGCACTGTTTGTTTGGTTACCAGACTTTAAAGTCAAAACACAACATCAGCGGCGATGTGTTTACCGCTATAGCGCAACACCACGAACGAGAAGACGGCAGTGGGTACCCTAAAGGTTTAATGGGCTCTCAAATCCATATATTCGCTAAAATACTAGCAGTTGCAGATGTATATGACGCCATGACATCTAACAAGGTCTATAGAAGAAAGTTTTCGCCGTTTTTTGTAGCAGAGCAAATAGCACAAAATAGTTATGGTATATTAGACACAAAAATCAGTCGTGTATTTTTAGATAACATCGCAACTTTCTATGTAGGTAATAAGGTTGCATTAAGTGATGGCATGGTGGGTGAAATTATCTATATTAAGCCTTCAGAGCCCACAAAACCTGTAGTTAAGGTCGAAGATCAATACATTGACCTAACTTTTGAAAATGTTACAATAGAAGACATATTAGCTTAA
- the hslO gene encoding Hsp33 family molecular chaperone HslO has translation MKDYLLYSTAANGNIRCLAAITTNLTNTAQTKHSLFPVASAALGRLLTGSLLMASSEFKGEERLNLRVKGDGPLGQVFADAKIGEVRGYVANPQVELPLSKNKKLDVKKGVGAGELSVIKDLKLKEPYVSTMQLISGEIAEDLTYYYATSEQKPSSFGLGVLVDTDGSILVSGGFLVQIMPDATDEQVTAVEERIAKLGGVVEFIKEKETPEKMIEDLLDGLSPKILHKQPLEYKCSCDRQRFAKGLISLGKEELNNMLKESKEFELSCHFCNSRYNFKPQDIEGLLREL, from the coding sequence ATGAAAGATTATCTATTATATAGTACAGCTGCAAACGGTAACATTCGCTGTTTGGCGGCAATAACAACAAACCTTACAAACACTGCACAAACTAAACATAGTCTTTTCCCTGTTGCATCAGCCGCTTTAGGACGACTGTTAACTGGTTCACTGCTTATGGCATCTTCTGAGTTTAAAGGAGAAGAAAGGTTAAATCTTAGGGTTAAAGGAGATGGACCACTAGGACAAGTCTTCGCAGACGCTAAAATTGGTGAAGTGCGAGGCTACGTAGCTAATCCTCAAGTTGAGCTTCCACTTAGCAAAAACAAAAAGTTAGATGTAAAAAAAGGGGTCGGTGCTGGCGAGCTTAGCGTTATTAAAGACTTAAAGCTAAAAGAACCTTATGTTTCAACCATGCAGCTAATTTCTGGTGAAATAGCTGAAGATTTGACTTATTACTATGCCACTTCAGAGCAAAAACCATCTTCTTTTGGCTTGGGAGTATTAGTAGATACAGATGGTTCTATACTAGTTAGTGGCGGCTTTTTAGTACAAATTATGCCAGATGCCACCGACGAACAGGTGACAGCTGTAGAAGAGCGGATAGCAAAACTAGGCGGAGTAGTTGAGTTCATTAAGGAAAAAGAAACTCCTGAAAAAATGATTGAAGATTTGTTAGATGGTTTGTCTCCAAAAATCTTACACAAACAACCTCTAGAATATAAGTGTTCATGTGATCGACAACGCTTTGCCAAGGGACTTATAAGTCTAGGAAAAGAAGAGTTAAATAATATGCTTAAAGAAAGTAAAGAGTTTGAATTAAGTTGTCATTTTTGTAACTCTAGATATAATTTTAAGCCGCAAGATATTGAAGGCCTTTTGAGGGAATTATAA
- a CDS encoding 4Fe-4S binding protein, translated as MAYKISDACIECGACEGTCPVEAISAGEGQYIIDADACIDCGACTDSCPVDAISE; from the coding sequence ATGGCCTACAAAATTTCTGATGCTTGTATTGAGTGTGGTGCATGTGAAGGTACTTGCCCTGTAGAAGCAATTAGTGCAGGTGAGGGTCAATACATAATTGACGCTGATGCTTGTATTGACTGCGGAGCTTGTACAGACTCTTGTCCTGTAGACGCAATTTCTGAGTAA
- a CDS encoding DUF2797 domain-containing protein, producing MKGYLKGVDIISDGDQINYRLNIDEQFLMLKDKTGSKLQISFAGSKKCIYCGRDIKGKTFNNGYCFPCFRDLPQNDICMVKPEKCHHINGTCRDEEFAQSFCFQKHYIYIAYTSEIKVGITHHQNIPKRWLDQGAIKGCVIAEAKNRKEAGQVEEYLMGYFADKTNWRAMLRNNKAECLEEAILKAQDIIKDNFKDVKLRSKELSIEFPWVSPPKMKSLNLDKTSIITSKMLGAKGQYLILEDGVLNLKKYRGYLIEIN from the coding sequence ATGAAGGGTTATTTAAAGGGAGTAGACATAATTTCTGATGGAGATCAAATAAATTATCGCTTAAACATAGATGAACAGTTTTTAATGCTGAAAGATAAGACCGGATCTAAGCTTCAGATATCATTTGCTGGCAGCAAAAAATGTATTTATTGCGGGAGAGATATCAAAGGAAAAACCTTTAACAATGGCTACTGTTTTCCTTGTTTTAGAGATTTGCCACAAAACGATATTTGCATGGTTAAACCAGAAAAATGTCATCACATAAATGGAACTTGCCGTGATGAAGAATTTGCACAAAGCTTTTGCTTTCAAAAGCATTATATTTATATCGCCTATACCAGTGAAATCAAGGTTGGTATAACCCATCATCAAAATATTCCCAAAAGGTGGTTAGACCAAGGTGCGATAAAAGGATGTGTAATTGCAGAAGCAAAAAACAGAAAAGAGGCTGGTCAAGTTGAAGAATATCTTATGGGATATTTTGCAGATAAGACAAATTGGAGGGCGATGCTAAGAAATAATAAAGCTGAATGTTTAGAGGAAGCCATCTTAAAAGCGCAGGATATTATAAAAGATAACTTCAAAGACGTAAAGCTTAGATCAAAGGAGCTTAGCATTGAATTTCCTTGGGTAAGCCCTCCAAAAATGAAATCTCTAAACTTAGATAAAACCAGTATCATAACCTCAAAAATGCTAGGGGCTAAGGGGCAGTATCTAATATTGGAAGATGGAGTGCTAAATCTAAAAAAGTATCGTGGATATCTTATTGAAATTAATTAA
- a CDS encoding amidohydrolase: protein MTVVSKVYTALINGIIHTGVDKDPIEGGVLIEGDKIIAVGKFEIPKGSEVIDLEGDNVFPGFIDPHTHIGLIEQAKGPIGVDGNEATSPITADVFAVDGIYPPDNAFKEAIAAGITASMVVPGSANIIGGVGSVIKHYSKDNLISSLVIKEYGGMKAALGENPKRAYGSRKITPSTRMASAAIMRQWLIKAQEYYEKKKNAEKEPDKMPAKDLKLENLSMVFEGKMPLKVHAHRADDIATALRIADEFSIPITIEHASEAHLIVDHVKKYPFSMVVGPSLGVPTKVETKNKSLKGAKILSDAGVNVALTTDHPVLPIYRLLHAAAQAVKDGLDEFTALQMITINPAKVLGLESKVGSIEVGKDADITVYRGHPFDFLSTCKYTFVSGKKAFKR from the coding sequence ATGACCGTAGTAAGTAAAGTATATACTGCTTTAATAAACGGTATAATCCATACTGGAGTGGATAAAGACCCCATAGAAGGTGGGGTGTTAATAGAGGGAGATAAAATTATCGCCGTTGGAAAGTTTGAAATTCCTAAAGGTAGTGAGGTAATTGATCTTGAAGGAGATAATGTGTTTCCAGGCTTTATAGATCCCCATACCCATATAGGATTAATAGAACAAGCCAAAGGTCCTATAGGTGTTGACGGTAATGAAGCCACAAGTCCAATTACGGCAGATGTCTTTGCAGTAGATGGAATTTATCCTCCCGATAATGCATTTAAAGAGGCCATAGCAGCTGGTATAACTGCTTCAATGGTAGTTCCAGGAAGTGCTAATATAATTGGAGGAGTTGGAAGTGTTATCAAACACTACAGCAAAGATAACTTAATCTCCTCGTTAGTTATCAAAGAGTATGGGGGTATGAAGGCAGCACTAGGAGAAAACCCTAAGAGGGCTTATGGCTCGCGGAAAATAACTCCTTCGACTAGAATGGCAAGCGCTGCAATAATGAGGCAATGGTTGATTAAGGCTCAAGAGTACTACGAAAAAAAGAAAAATGCAGAAAAAGAGCCGGACAAAATGCCGGCTAAAGATCTAAAACTTGAGAATTTGAGCATGGTGTTTGAAGGAAAGATGCCGCTTAAGGTACATGCTCATAGAGCTGATGATATTGCTACAGCCTTGAGAATTGCCGATGAGTTTTCAATACCTATAACTATAGAACATGCCTCCGAAGCTCACTTAATAGTAGACCATGTTAAGAAATACCCATTTTCGATGGTAGTGGGACCTTCCCTTGGAGTGCCCACAAAGGTAGAAACCAAAAACAAAAGCTTAAAGGGAGCAAAAATCTTAAGTGATGCAGGGGTAAATGTCGCCCTTACAACGGACCACCCAGTGCTTCCTATCTATAGGCTACTACATGCGGCAGCTCAAGCAGTAAAAGATGGCTTAGATGAGTTTACAGCCCTACAAATGATAACTATAAATCCAGCAAAAGTTTTAGGACTTGAATCTAAAGTAGGGAGTATAGAAGTAGGTAAAGACGCTGATATAACAGTATATAGAGGACATCCATTTGATTTTCTATCAACCTGTAAATATACATTTGTCAGCGGTAAAAAAGCTTTTAAAAGATAG
- a CDS encoding amidohydrolase encodes MIAITNGKIFTMANETLENGTVLIKDGKIEEVGENIDIPKDAEVIDAKGQVVMPGLIDAHSHIGIFEEAMGFEGADGNETTHPSTPHLRAIDAVNPMDTALKEAYEGGITTVVSGPGSANVIGGQGMAMKTYGKIIDEMVILEPTGMKCAYGENPKRVYSSQKKAPSTRMGTAAVMREELTKAQEYLKKLEKAEEDPEKAPARDLKMEGLVKVLRKEIPLRAHAHRADDIVTALRIAEEFDVEITIEHCTEGHLVADYLAEKKVDVVIGPTLSSRPKVELANLTFETGRVLWEAGVKFAIMTDHPVIPQHYLPICAALAHKDGLPKEEALKAITINAAEIIGVGERVGSIEKGKDADIILLDGDLFDYKTKVLKTIINGEVIYDRSK; translated from the coding sequence ATGATAGCAATTACAAACGGAAAGATTTTCACAATGGCTAACGAGACCTTAGAAAATGGTACTGTACTTATTAAAGACGGAAAAATTGAGGAAGTGGGAGAGAATATAGACATCCCAAAAGATGCTGAAGTTATCGACGCTAAAGGGCAGGTAGTAATGCCAGGACTTATTGATGCTCACTCTCACATAGGTATTTTCGAAGAAGCAATGGGCTTTGAAGGTGCAGATGGCAATGAAACAACTCATCCTTCAACTCCACACCTTAGAGCTATCGATGCAGTAAATCCTATGGATACTGCTTTAAAAGAAGCCTATGAAGGTGGTATAACCACAGTTGTTTCAGGACCTGGAAGTGCTAACGTAATTGGTGGTCAAGGTATGGCCATGAAAACTTACGGTAAAATAATTGACGAAATGGTTATATTAGAGCCTACAGGCATGAAATGTGCTTACGGTGAAAATCCTAAAAGAGTGTACAGCAGCCAAAAGAAAGCTCCATCTACAAGAATGGGAACAGCGGCAGTTATGCGTGAGGAGCTAACTAAAGCACAGGAATATCTTAAAAAGCTTGAAAAAGCTGAAGAAGATCCAGAAAAAGCTCCGGCTAGAGACTTAAAGATGGAAGGTTTAGTAAAAGTTTTACGCAAAGAGATTCCTTTAAGAGCACATGCTCATAGAGCTGACGATATCGTCACTGCTTTAAGAATCGCTGAAGAATTTGACGTAGAAATTACCATCGAGCACTGTACAGAGGGACACTTAGTAGCTGACTACCTTGCAGAAAAGAAGGTTGACGTTGTCATTGGACCAACCCTTTCTTCTAGACCTAAAGTTGAGCTAGCAAACCTTACCTTTGAAACAGGAAGAGTGTTATGGGAAGCAGGGGTTAAATTTGCTATCATGACTGACCATCCTGTTATTCCTCAACACTACCTGCCTATTTGTGCAGCACTAGCTCATAAAGATGGCTTACCTAAAGAAGAGGCTTTAAAAGCTATCACTATAAATGCAGCAGAAATTATCGGGGTAGGAGAGCGCGTAGGTAGTATCGAAAAAGGCAAAGATGCTGACATTATTTTATTAGATGGAGATTTATTCGATTATAAGACCAAAGTTTTAAAAACGATTATAAATGGAGAGGTAATTTATGACCGTAGTAAGTAA
- a CDS encoding DUF2062 domain-containing protein, giving the protein MKEKIINLWKKLSQISDTPHAIALGAALGLGWNFIPSLGIGPFMSIFSAKIFKASGIAAVTINLGTGFFIPVLYTLNMVTGRFILGDFLSFMDMEEELSNSMQSSLDGIEAVTNTPSSFFSLDTVTEMGAEFFLGGFINAAIFGLILYGLIWTPPFIKGKIQRKT; this is encoded by the coding sequence ATGAAAGAAAAAATCATTAACCTTTGGAAAAAGCTTTCACAAATTAGCGATACCCCGCATGCCATCGCTCTTGGTGCAGCCTTAGGTTTAGGATGGAATTTCATCCCATCTTTAGGCATAGGGCCCTTTATGAGTATTTTTTCAGCAAAAATCTTTAAAGCTAGCGGTATAGCGGCTGTAACTATTAATTTAGGAACTGGTTTTTTTATTCCAGTACTCTACACTTTAAACATGGTTACAGGTCGATTTATTTTAGGAGATTTTTTGTCTTTTATGGACATGGAGGAAGAACTCAGCAATTCTATGCAATCTTCGCTAGATGGTATCGAAGCTGTGACAAATACACCGTCATCTTTCTTTTCTTTAGACACAGTTACTGAGATGGGAGCTGAGTTCTTTCTTGGCGGCTTTATAAATGCTGCTATTTTTGGTTTGATACTTTACGGTCTAATCTGGACACCACCTTTTATCAAAGGAAAAATTCAAAGAAAAACTTAA
- a CDS encoding prepilin-type N-terminal cleavage/methylation domain-containing protein, with protein MKSLKFNEKGFTLLEVLIVISLLGVILVLTVPNIATGSSHANDELCKSTIKVIEGALTQYEIVNNTELNESKLGEENIVEYLHKQNFLQNMLKCPSGGEYSLEGGKIVCSEHNDN; from the coding sequence ATGAAGTCGTTAAAGTTCAACGAAAAAGGGTTTACTCTTTTGGAGGTGTTGATAGTTATTTCGCTTTTAGGTGTTATTTTAGTGCTGACAGTCCCCAATATTGCCACTGGATCAAGCCACGCCAACGATGAACTATGTAAAAGCACTATTAAAGTCATTGAAGGGGCTTTGACTCAATATGAAATTGTAAATAATACTGAGCTAAATGAAAGCAAGCTAGGTGAAGAAAATATAGTTGAGTATCTACATAAACAAAACTTTTTGCAAAATATGCTCAAGTGCCCATCAGGTGGTGAGTACAGCTTAGAAGGTGGTAAGATAGTATGTAGTGAACATAATGATAATTAA
- a CDS encoding ABC transporter ATP-binding protein, with protein sequence MVDKRLVNLFKRQPSLKPYLFITALCILAEIILSLVMAQSLRVITDSAIEVNYGPFYTYLIVLLTTTALLSLCVGVKTFSTGHLSERISFNLRKKGTQKIIDLPQSKLDTMHSGDSMSKLSNDLQLIRQFLEYDGYFLVLRPLMAVTSLVYLLWLNWQLTLISLIVLPVLILATSLLGKPIAKYSKGLQDELSSMNNSTQDILGGVSIIKAFNLQEVVRQKFDKQVDRSLNRGVELGKKRAVLQSLTVAFSFIPFLATFGIGGYLTVIGSMQPGALLAFINLLNNLTFPIAQIPNHYGSYKTAMEGLKRIFKLLDEEKERDNGQTFDIYEGETLVDIQNLTFGYNGNEVLKNLSFTVRKGETIALVGPSGSGKSTIFKLLTGFYSGYSGKISMFGKDLTKWNLDGLRSNISTVSQDTYLFPATIMENLVLAKTGCSKEDMVRASKIANAHDFIQKQPDKYNTKVSERGDNLSGGQKQRLAIARAVLKNPKLLLLDEATSALDTESEAVVQSALEKAMEGRTSIVIAHRLSTIVKADRILVLDNGCIIEEGNHQELLAQKGFYYSLYHKQFKKNKGGVA encoded by the coding sequence ATGGTTGATAAGCGTTTGGTTAATTTATTTAAAAGGCAGCCTAGTCTAAAGCCTTATCTATTTATCACTGCTTTATGTATTTTAGCAGAAATCATACTCAGCTTGGTTATGGCTCAGTCTTTGAGGGTAATTACAGATAGCGCCATTGAAGTTAACTACGGACCTTTTTATACTTATTTAATAGTTTTATTAACAACTACAGCCTTGCTTTCACTATGTGTAGGGGTTAAAACTTTTTCAACGGGGCATTTAAGCGAGAGAATATCATTTAATCTTAGAAAAAAGGGGACCCAAAAAATAATAGATTTACCACAGTCAAAGCTCGATACTATGCATTCTGGAGATAGCATGTCTAAGCTTTCAAATGACCTGCAGTTGATTAGACAGTTTTTGGAATATGATGGGTACTTCTTAGTTCTTAGACCTCTTATGGCAGTCACTTCACTTGTTTACCTGCTATGGTTAAACTGGCAGCTTACCCTTATCAGCTTAATTGTGTTACCAGTTTTAATTTTAGCCACTTCCCTTTTAGGAAAACCTATCGCCAAGTATAGTAAAGGATTACAAGATGAACTTTCTAGCATGAACAACTCAACTCAAGATATTCTAGGCGGAGTTTCAATAATTAAAGCCTTTAATTTACAGGAAGTGGTTCGGCAAAAGTTTGATAAGCAGGTAGATAGATCGCTAAATAGGGGAGTTGAGTTAGGAAAAAAAAGAGCTGTACTGCAAAGCTTGACTGTAGCATTTTCTTTTATTCCTTTTTTGGCAACTTTTGGTATAGGTGGCTATTTGACAGTTATTGGTTCAATGCAACCTGGAGCTCTTTTAGCTTTTATAAATCTATTAAATAACTTAACTTTTCCAATTGCTCAGATCCCAAATCATTATGGAAGCTATAAAACCGCTATGGAAGGGTTAAAAAGAATATTTAAGCTTTTAGATGAAGAAAAGGAAAGAGATAATGGTCAAACCTTTGATATATATGAAGGCGAAACGTTAGTTGATATTCAAAATCTAACCTTCGGTTATAACGGTAATGAAGTTTTAAAAAACTTAAGCTTTACTGTTCGCAAAGGTGAGACAATAGCGCTAGTGGGTCCTAGCGGCAGTGGAAAGTCGACTATATTCAAACTCCTTACAGGATTTTACTCGGGGTATAGTGGAAAAATCAGCATGTTTGGAAAAGATCTAACTAAGTGGAATCTTGATGGTTTACGTTCAAACATTTCAACGGTAAGCCAAGACACTTATCTATTTCCAGCTACTATTATGGAAAACTTAGTGCTTGCTAAAACAGGCTGCTCCAAAGAAGATATGGTGAGGGCGTCAAAAATAGCAAACGCCCATGACTTTATCCAAAAACAACCAGATAAGTATAACACCAAAGTCAGCGAACGAGGTGATAATTTATCCGGTGGGCAAAAACAAAGGCTTGCAATAGCAAGAGCTGTGCTAAAAAATCCAAAGCTATTGCTACTTGACGAAGCAACTTCAGCCTTAGATACTGAGTCAGAGGCAGTGGTACAAAGCGCTTTAGAAAAGGCCATGGAAGGCAGAACAAGCATTGTAATTGCCCATAGATTATCCACCATAGTCAAGGCGGATAGAATTTTAGTTTTAGATAATGGCTGCATTATCGAAGAGGGTAACCATCAAGAATTACTAGCTCAAAAAGGATTCTATTATAGCCTTTACCATAAGCAGTTTAAGAAAAATAAAGGCGGTGTTGCATAA